A single window of Neurospora crassa OR74A linkage group VII, whole genome shotgun sequence DNA harbors:
- a CDS encoding MFS sugar transporter, translated as MGGAGGDFGGSDPVISRLAKEDPIPWYKKPNLRFLYFMLFPTCMGIELTSGFDSQMINALQILESWIQYFDNPQGALKGIISAAYSLGAILSLPLVPIINDRFGRRWSIALGSIVMIVGAIIQGFSQHVGMYIVARMILGFGIPTCIVSGSSLIGELAYPKERPVLTSLFNVSYFVGQIVAAAIVFGTNSIASNWGWRIPSLLQICPSLLQLAFVFFIPESPRWLITKDRSQEAHDILKKYHGEMERGEEFVAAEFAQMQAVIRLEYETVSKSSWMDLLRTPGMRKRLLISSMLGLFTQWSGNTLISYFLGDLLKMIGFTDSTFIQKINVSIACWSLFCGVTVSLLVTRIRRRIMYMACTISLLLCYIAWTVSMERAMTGKANGTPNNGANIATLFFIYMYSPCYNMGYNALTYTYMVEVWPYAERSRGIAVFQLFGRLAGFFTTFVNPIGLKNVGWKYLISYCCWLAFEVCFVYFMFPETMGRTLEELTFMFEGEDLQRQANAAAEKVVNHTEHDTTGLGRRSTNENKLGGSAEVKEHVP; from the exons ATGGGCGGTGCAGGTGGTGACTTTGGGGGTTCCGACCCCGTCATCTCCCGCCTCGCCAAAGAGGACCCAATCCCGTGGTACAAGAAACCCAACCTGCGATTCCTCTACTTTATGCTCTTCCCGACATGTATGGGCATCGAGTTGACGTCGGGGTTTGATTCCCAGATGATCAACGCCCTGCAGATTTTGGAGTCTTGGATCCAGT ACTTTGACAACCCGCAGGGTGCTCTCAAAGGCATCATCAGCGCAGCATACTCTCTTGGTGCCATCTTGTCTCTTCCCCTGGTACCCATCATCAACGACAGGTTCGGTCGAAGATGGTCCATCGCTCTCGGTTCCATCGTCATGATTGTGGGCGCCATCATTCAGGGTTTCTCCCAGCATG tCGGCATGTACATCGTCGCCCGTATGATTCTCGGCTTCGGCATCCCCACTTGCATCGTCTCCGGCTCCTCCCTGATCGGCGAACTTGCCTACCCGAAAGAGCGTCCCGTCTTGACCTCGCTCTTCAACGTGTCCTATTTCGTCGGGCAAATCGTTGCTGCCGCCATTGTCTTTGGCACCAATAGCATCGCAAGCAATTGGGGCTGGAGAATCCCCTCGCTTCTCCAGATTTGTCCTTCACTGCTTCAACTTGCCTTTGTCTT TTTCATCCCCGAGAGTCCCCGCTGGCTAATCACCAAAGACCGCTCTCAAGAAGCCCACGACATTCTGAAAAAGTACCACGGAGAAATGGAGCGCGGTGAGGAATTTGTCGCCGCCGAGTTCGCCCAGATGCAAGCCGTCATTCGTCTCGAATACGAAACCGTCTCCAAGAGCTCGTGGATGGATCTCCTCCGGACCCCGGGCATGCGCAAGCGTCTTCTCATCTCGTCCATGCTCGGTCTCTTCACCCAGTGGTCCGGAAACACCCTGATCTCCTACTTCCTCGGCGACCTCCTCAAGATGATTGGCTTCACCGACTCGACCTTTATCCAAAAGATCAACGTCTCCATCGCCTGCTGGAGTTTGTTCTGCGGTGTGACTGTCTCGCTCCTTGTCACCCGTATCAGACGTCGTATCATGTACATGGCCTGCACCATCAGCTTGCTGCTGTGCTATATCGCATGGACTGTCTCCATGGAGCGCGCCATGACAGGCAAGGCGAATGGCACACCCAATAACGGGGCCAACATCgccaccctcttcttcatctacATGTATTCGCCGTGCTATAACATGGGTTATAACGCCCTGACCTACA CCTACATGGTGGAAGTCTGGCCCTATGCCGAGCGCTCCCGTGGTATCGCCGTCTTCCAGCTCTTTGGTCGTTTGGCCGgcttcttcaccaccttTGTCAACCCCATCGGTCTCAAGAATGTTGGCTGGAAGTACCTCATCTCGTACTGCTGCTGGCTCGCATTCGAGGTCTGCTTTGTTTACTTCATGTTCCCTGAAACCATGGGTCGGACGCTCGAAGAGCTTACCTTCATGTTCGAGGGCGAGGACCTTCAAAGACAGGCCAATGCCGCTGCCGAGAAGGTGGTCAACCACACTGAGCATGACACGACTGGCCTTGGTAGGCGCAGCACCAACGAAAACAAGCTGGGCGGCTCGGCTGAGGTAAAGGAGCATGTCCCATGA